The Nocardioides marmorisolisilvae genomic interval CCTCCGCGGCCATCTCCTCGTAGCGCGCCAGGCGTGACTTGCTCTTGGCCTGGCGTGCTTTGGGGTTCGAGCGCACCCACTCCAGCTCGCGCTCGAGCATCTTCGCCTTCTTGGCGTCCTTGGCGCCCTCGACCTTCAGACGGTCCTTCTTGGTCTCGAGGTACGTCGAGTAGTTGCCCTCGTAGGGATGGGCCTGCCCGCGGTCGAGCTCGAGGATCCAGCTCGCGACGTTGTCCAGGAAGTAGCGGTCGTGGGTGACGGCCAGGACGGCTCCGGGGTACGACGCGAGGTGGCCCTCCAGCCATTGCACCGACTCCGCGTCGAGGTGGTTCGTGGGCTCGTCGAGCAGCAGCAGGTCTGGCTGCTGGAGCAGGAGCTTGCACAGCGCGACCCTGCGCCGCTCGCCACCCGACAGGTTGTCGACGATCGCCTCGGGAGGCGGGCAGCGCAGCGCGTCCATGGCCTGGTCGAGCCGACTGTCCAGGTCCCACGCGTTGGCGTGATCCAGGTCGGTCTGAAGGTCGCCCATCTCGGCGAGGAGCTTGTCGTAGTCGGCGTCGGGATCGGCCAACGCTTCGGAGATCTCGTTGAACCGGTCGATCTTGGCCTTGATCTCGCCGACCGCCTCCTCGACGTTCTCCAGCACCGTCTTCCCCTCGGTGAGCGGCGGCTCCTGCTGGAGCATCCCGACGGTCGCGTCGGGATCGATGATCGCGTCACCGTTGTTCGCGTGCTCGAGGCCGGCCATGATCCGCAGCAGGGTCGACTTGCCCGTGCCGTTGGGGCCGACGACGCCGATCTTGGCACCGTGCAGGAACGAGAGCGTGACGTTGTCGAGGACCACCTTGTCGCCGTGGGCCTTGCGGACGTTGCGGAGCGTGAAGACGTATTCAGCCATGGTCCGCAAAGCCTACGGTCAGGGGCGGCGCCGCCCGAAATCGGGCGACGGCCCGCCCCGCCCTCAGGCGGCCGACGCGGCGGGCGAGGCCTCCTCGCCCTCCATCTCGACGACGGGCCCGGCCTCCGAGCGGGGATTGCGGACGAAGGTGGTCGTCCCGCGGCCGAGATCGTGGCCGACGAACGTCGCCTCGACCTCCATCGAGGTGACCGTGATGCCCGCGCGGTTGGTCCAGCTCTCGGCGGTCAATCTCCCGTGCACCACCACCGGGTCGCCGCGATGCAGCGAGACCGTGCAGTTCTCCGCGAGCTGGCGCCACGCGGTCACGGAGTACCACTGCGTGTCGCCGTCAACCCACTCCCCCGACTTCTTGTCGAAGCGACGCGGCGTCGTGGCCACCCGGAAGCTGGCCACCGGGGTGCCGCTGGCGTCACGGCTGGTGACCTCGGTGCCGAGCCAGCCGGCGAGCGTGATCTGCGTGTCGTTCATGTGTCTCTCCCTTGTCTGACGTGGTCCGTTCGGACACATCGACAAGACTGCGAGCCAGGTCGGACGTGGGCCACCCGCCACAGGGACCGGCTGTGGACCGTGGTCCCGGAAGGGGTGCTGTGGACAGGAAACGGTCAGCCGAGCGCGCGGTCGAGTCCCTCGCGGGTCCGGCGGTAGGCGTCCAGCTCCGCCTCGATCGGCGCCGCGACCAGCTCCTCGGTGACCTCGGCGACGGCGGTGCGCAGCCGACGCTCGGCCTTGCGCGCCCGGGCGCGCGCGCCCAGGCCGACCAGGACCCGACCCAGCAGCGCGAGCAGGACGCCGAGCACGACCCCTCCGACCAGCAACAGGGTCGGGAGCGGGAGTCCGGCGTACCTCGGCGTGTCCGGCTGGGGCACCTTCAGGTAGCCCATCACCGCGAGCGCGAGCAGCCACCCGCCACCACACAATGCCGCCAGCAGCAGCACCCACTGCGCGAGCCTCACCACCCGGCACCACGCCGGCAGCCCGCCAACGCCGAGCTCGGTGCTGGTCACCGCCCGGTCGAGCCGGTCATTGAGGTCGCCACTGCGGGACACCGAGGCGCGCCGCACCGCCTGGGACCACGGCACGGACAGCGGCCTGGACACCGAGTCGGCCAGGTCACGCAGCGCCGAGTCGACCCTGGCCCGCTGGATGCTGTCCGCGGAGGGCAACGACGACCGTGTCGCAGCGACCAGGTCACGCTGCGAGGCCGACAGGTCGAGGTGGAGGCGCTTGAGTGGGTCCGGACGAAGCCTCGAGAGCCATGCGGTGACCGGCCAGCCGGTCGCTCGCCGCGACCGCATCACCGAGGCGCCGCGCACCGCGTCGACGACGACGGGTACGCCGGCAGCGTCCGCGACCGCGTCCACCAGCGACGCCTTCTCGGGCCTGCCGAGCGCCGGCACCTTCCCCGAGCCGGTGACGGTGGACAGTTCCTCCGCCGCCCGGCGTACGTCGGTGTCGATCCGCTTGCGTACGGCGGCCTTGCCGGCCACCCGCTTGGCGATCTCCCGACGCAGGTCGTCGATGCCCTCGCCGGTGCGCGCCGAGATCGCCAGCAGCGGGACCTGGCCCAGTCCGTCGGCGGCGAGGAGCCGCCGAACGTCGGACATGATCGTCTGCCGTCGTCCCGGCGCGACCTCGTCGATGTGGTTGAGCACCACCATCATCACGTCACGGTGGGCCGCCATCGGCCGAAGGAAGCGGTCGTGGATCGCGGCGTCGGCGTACTTCTGCGGGTCCAGCACCCACACCATCAGGTCGGTCAGCTCGATCAGCCGGTCGACCTCGAGGTGGTGGGCGGTCTCCGTCGAGTCGTGGTCGGGCAGGTCCAACAGCACCAGGCCATCGAGGTCGGCGACCTCCCGGCCGGTGTCGAGCATCGAGTCGCGCATCACCTGATGGCGCAGCGGGATGCCCAACCACTCGAGCAGATCTGACGGATTGTCGCGACCCCACACGCAGGCCGTCGTCCAGGAGGTGGTGGGGCGGCGGACCCCCACGGCAGCGACGTCGAGGCCGCTCAGCGCGTTGAACGTCGAGGACTTGCCCGATCCGGTGGCACCGGCGAGGGCGACGACGGTGTGCCGCGCCGACATCCGCAGACGCTGACCGGCGCGAAGGGCGACGGTGCGTGCAGGTGCCAGGATCTCCTCGTCGATGCGGCCCTCAGACGCCTCCACCGCATCGTGCAGGCCGTTGACGCGTGCGTCGAGATCGTTGCGCCGCCCGAGCCTGTCACGGGCAGCGTCCAGGAGTGCGGTCACAGCCCGTCCTCCTGGCGGTAGCGCAGATCGTCGACCTGTCGGGCGAGGTTGCGCAACCTCTCCGAGGGGTCGTCACCGAGGCCGAGGTCGTCCAGCAACGCGGTATAGCGACCGCGCTCCTCGGCGAGCAGTGCCTCGACCCGCCGACGAAGGTCCTTGCGGGCACGCTCGGCGAGGCGGCGGACGGCCTGGTCGCCGAAGACCGCCTCCAGCACCTTCTGACCGAGTACGGCGCTGCCGCCCGCGATCCCGACCTCCGCACCGGTCACGCCACCGGTGGAGGCGAACACCACCACCATCAACGCGACGGCGAGCCCGTTGACGCCGTACGCGAGGAAGCGGGCAGTGGCGCGCTTGTCTGCGCCCTCGGTGCGGATCAGGTCGAGCAGGTCGGCCTGCCAGTCACGCACCAGCCGCTCGGTCATCGGGCGGGCGCCCCGCGACGCCCGGGACAGGTCTGCCGAGGTGGTCTCGAGCAGCGCGCGTCCGGTCGCCGACGACCGCCAGCTCTTGTCCGTCCGCTCGGCGGCGGACTCGGCGTGCTCGAGGACCAATGTCTGCAGCCCGGACTCGACCGCGACGCTGACCCGGGTGGCTGCCTGCGGCTGGCCCTTCACGGCCCGCACGAGGCGGTCGCGAGCCCAGCTCACCTTGGACTCGAGCGTCTTGAGCAGCTCGCCCGTGCCGACGAAGTCGCTCCAGCGGGAGAGCACCTCGCCGCGCAGCAGGGTGCCGTCGGCACAGGCACGGTCCACGTCTTCTCCGGCCTGCTCGTAGCAGCGCACGACGTCGTTGCGCAGCTGCTGTGCGGCCTGT includes:
- a CDS encoding GTPase translates to MTALLDAARDRLGRRNDLDARVNGLHDAVEASEGRIDEEILAPARTVALRAGQRLRMSARHTVVALAGATGSGKSSTFNALSGLDVAAVGVRRPTTSWTTACVWGRDNPSDLLEWLGIPLRHQVMRDSMLDTGREVADLDGLVLLDLPDHDSTETAHHLEVDRLIELTDLMVWVLDPQKYADAAIHDRFLRPMAAHRDVMMVVLNHIDEVAPGRRQTIMSDVRRLLAADGLGQVPLLAISARTGEGIDDLRREIAKRVAGKAAVRKRIDTDVRRAAEELSTVTGSGKVPALGRPEKASLVDAVADAAGVPVVVDAVRGASVMRSRRATGWPVTAWLSRLRPDPLKRLHLDLSASQRDLVAATRSSLPSADSIQRARVDSALRDLADSVSRPLSVPWSQAVRRASVSRSGDLNDRLDRAVTSTELGVGGLPAWCRVVRLAQWVLLLAALCGGGWLLALAVMGYLKVPQPDTPRYAGLPLPTLLLVGGVVLGVLLALLGRVLVGLGARARARKAERRLRTAVAEVTEELVAAPIEAELDAYRRTREGLDRALG
- a CDS encoding single-stranded DNA-binding protein; the protein is MNDTQITLAGWLGTEVTSRDASGTPVASFRVATTPRRFDKKSGEWVDGDTQWYSVTAWRQLAENCTVSLHRGDPVVVHGRLTAESWTNRAGITVTSMEVEATFVGHDLGRGTTTFVRNPRSEAGPVVEMEGEEASPAASAA
- the ettA gene encoding energy-dependent translational throttle protein EttA — translated: MAEYVFTLRNVRKAHGDKVVLDNVTLSFLHGAKIGVVGPNGTGKSTLLRIMAGLEHANNGDAIIDPDATVGMLQQEPPLTEGKTVLENVEEAVGEIKAKIDRFNEISEALADPDADYDKLLAEMGDLQTDLDHANAWDLDSRLDQAMDALRCPPPEAIVDNLSGGERRRVALCKLLLQQPDLLLLDEPTNHLDAESVQWLEGHLASYPGAVLAVTHDRYFLDNVASWILELDRGQAHPYEGNYSTYLETKKDRLKVEGAKDAKKAKMLERELEWVRSNPKARQAKSKSRLARYEEMAAEAERMRKIDTAEINIPAGPRLGDVVLEAKDLGKGFGDRVLIDGLSFSLPRAGIVGVIGPNGVGKTTLFRMIVGEEQPDSGDLAVGQTVKISYVDQSRGGIDPNKNVWEVVSDGLDHIKVANFEMPSRAYVASFGFKGPDQQKKAGVLSGGERNRLNLALTLKMGGNLLLLDEPTNDLDVETLGSLEDALLEFPGCAVITSHDRWFLDRTATHILAWEGTDDEPGRWFWFEGNFASYEANKVERLGADAARPHRVTHRRLTRD